The nucleotide window gccgccacctcaACTTCCACCCGCTCAATGAGCTCCCCTTCTTCCTCGAATCAATCGGCGGGCCCACCGCGGCGGCCCCCTGCTTCAACTCCATGTTCCTCTCCGACCACCCCTCCCTGCTCGGCGCCGTCGCCGCGCTCGCGCACTTCGGATTCCCGTGGTCACGCCTCGGACTCCTCTTCCCTAGCGTCCTCCTCGACGTGCCCCCGGACCTCATCTCCGCGCGCCTCTCCGCTATCGAGGCTCGCCTCCACAGGCTCCCTCGCGCAGCCATCATCGCCGCCTGCCTTACCTTCCCATCGCTTCTCGAGGGGGATATATCCGACTATGATATACTCATTAAGGATATTGCCACCACGTTCAAAGGATTGGGGCCGGATTTGAGTTCCAGCAATGACATTGACGCGTTCTCGGGGGTGTGCCGGAGGATGCGGATGTTTTATGATGCCGGGGCAGAGATTGGTAGCATTGGGGGACTTGTCGGAGGCAGCCAGAGGGTGTTTGTTGAGCTCGGGGAAAAGAGGATTGCTGAGAGGTTGTGGTTCTTCAAGGAGCtggggatggaggggaaggagatgGGGAGGTTTTTGCTGAGCAATGCCAGGATTTTCGATTTTGATTTCTCTGATGTGGTGATCTCAGTGCCAAGGTATCTGCGGAGGGTTGGATTGGCAGAGGATGAGATCGATGCTGCAGTGGAGAAGCACCCGTATGTTGTTGGGAAGAACCAACTGGAGAACCTTCCTAGGGTGCTGCGGGCAATGGAGCTGGAGCATCGGTTCCTGGAGAAGATATTGGCTGGTGGGGAGAGTTGGCGCTATTTATCACCAGAATTTGTTTTGGAGGATGATAGCTATGATGCCGAGGTCGAAAGAGCTTTCTTGGATGGGATGGCTAAGGTCATGGCTGAGAGGAAAGCACATTTTGTAGACAAGAAGCTGGAGTTCTTGAAAAGTGTTGGGTATGGTGAGAATGAGATAACCACCAAGGTAATTCCTGCCCTTAACAGCACCAAGGATTTGCTGTTGGAGCGGTTTGACTACCTCCTGGAAAGAGGAGTGGAGTATAAGATACTATGTCGGATCTTGCGCGTTTTTCCGAAGGTGCTGAACCAGAGTAAGAATATGCTCAATAAGAAGTTGAACTACCTCACAGAGGAGCTTGGCTACTCCTTGGAGTACCTGCATTGCTTCCCTGCATTTCTGTGCTTTGATTTGGAGAACAGATCCAAGCCTAGGTATACAATGCTTTGGTGGCTCCAAGAGCATGGCTTGCTTAGAAAAAAATTAGCCCCTGCAACAGTGCTTGCTAACTCAGAGAAGAGGTTCATTAGTACCCTTTACCTTGTGCATCCTGCAGTTCCAAAGTTGTGGCTTGAGTGTTTTTCTTCAAGAATACATATGGAGTATTATCTCAAGAACATCTATCAGTATCCAGACAACATATAATTAGATGTCTGGAATTATATTGACATTGATTGTTAATGATGGTACAGAGTATTTTCCATGTGCATCCTTTTCTCTGTCGTGGTACTTGTTGGATGTAGCAGCTTTATATTTGGCAAAACTTTTTTTGCTCCTGCATGCTTATCAGTAGGTCGCAGGATGTAGCATGAAAGGGATGCACCAATCAGACAGCAAACCTTGTAACTTGATTGTGGTAAAGCTGTGCTGTAAATTTGAACTCTGTTGAGTCCAATTTCCACGTTCCACCTTCTTGACAACAGTTAACTACCACAGTTCATCTGGTAGTACCAAACGGAGTCCTTATTGTTATACATCATCATATTTCCTTGATCCCTATATTGAAAGCTATATATAGCGAAAATGTGAGAATATGTGTATTCCTTGGGTTGGCTGGTAGTAATGAAATGTGACCATGTCTTAATCCTCAGTCAAAAGAAAAGATTAAACACTActtttcctttttcttcacaATATAAGCAAAATATATTTATTCTCTTGTAATAATTGATGATCCTTATGGAAGATGAAAAATGGATTTACTACCCAGTCTTCTTTCCTATGGAGGGCCTGCCATTGTTCCATTTTTAGATGGTTTATTTAGATGGATGCTTTCGTGGAGGCCCATCAAGGATCCTAAATGAAGAAGAGTCAGTTCTCATCTCATGCCATAAGCAGGTAATCTTTCCGGGACATTCCAACTCAGAATGATCAGCATCAGCAGTCCTTGCATGTTAAGTGGCAGGACAACAGCCTTATTTTGTGTCTGGTAGCAATTCTGCTCAGTACTTATTATTTAGTTAAAATACACACTACTCCAGACTCAATATGGAGCTAAAGCGCCACGAATCTTTACCCATATTCTTTGTGTTTAGCTTGTAGACTATTCTGGGAAAAAAAAGGATAATATCTGTGGCAGTTTGTTGTTATACCCTTCCTGGCCGTACTTCGGTTTTGCAAGTTTTCAGGTTTTGTCCTACACTGATAAGTTTGTATCAACGTCTAATATGCTTGACCTGTCTCTTAAACTGTTACTATGTATGTGTTCCTCGAAAATGAGGCCTACTGTAATTTTAAGTAGCAGGGAGTCATATATTTGATGCACTCTATTCTGCAAACGTTATTAGCAAATGCGAAAATACTAAACATAAGCATCAAATATCTATCCAATTCGTGTTTCACTGAAATGCTACCACTACCGATGTGGATTTTTTTTTAACAGGAATCGGCAGAAATATCACAACAAAAGATCCAAATAATAATTACTTGGATTCTGCCTAAAGGAGGAAAGAAGGGATAATTAATGGGCTACAAGATGACCCCCAGTCGCAATAGCCCAACCGCTGAAAAGAAAAAAGATCCGGCCTCGTTTCATTCAGTCGACTTCGACTCGGCCCTCACGGCAACTTCCAACTTCGGGTCGGACTCGAAACCGCGTAGCTGGGCCAGATCTGGATCCAGTCCGGCTGCTTAAATCCAACGccctccccttcccttctcctCGCGCGAATTTCCTCTGCTCCGTGCTCCCTCGCCGTCGCTTTCCGCAATCCACCCAGCTCCTCTGCTCACCCGCCGTCGCCTTCCGCAGTCCACCCATCATCTCTGCTTCTCGTCGATCCAATCGACCCACAGCCCTCCTCTTCCATGGTGATGTACCTTCCTCCGCGCTCATCTTCCGCCGGCATGCGGAGCATCCGCCGCGAGCTCCAGCGCAGGAGGTCCAAGCCCTTGGCGCCCGCGAGGTCGGTCGCCAAGAAGCCGTCCGTGTCACCGCCGCCGCGTCACGGTTCGAGCGACGCCGTCAGGGGTCCATGCCCCCCTCGTCTACCGCGCCAGGAGGTACCATCGTCGACGATCTCCCATTCCCGAGGCTCCACCGTCACCGACGCGTCACCACAGCCCCGGTCACGCTCTTCGTCGCGCTGCACCCGCGCCtctccgccgccgcggccgcttcGGTCCGACCCCTCCTCCGCCGGGTCTGCGTTCCGAGCTACTCCCCGCGTCCCAGCGCAGCTGAAGCCTGGGACGGTGGTTCGTGTCCGCACGAGGACTGCGAAGCTGAAGACGGGGCAGGTTCTCGTGCTCTGCCTCAAAGCCACGATCGTGTCGTCGTCCACCGACGGAGGCTACGAGGTTGTCTACGACGCCAACTTGCCACGCGGCGATCCCAAGAGCACCGTCCACGTCGCGCCGCACCAGGTCAGGGTGATCGATCCGTCTCCGTCGCCGACAACTCTACCGCCGTCCCTGCCTCCGCCCACCGCCACTGTCGCCGCGACTACGAAGAAGGAGATGCCGAGGCCAACCACGGCAGGGAAGAGCCTGCGCCTCATCCGCAGGCTCTTTCCGGAGATGGAGCTTCCGGTCCGGGCTTGACCTGTCTTGAATCGGATACTAGCTGGTAGCTGCTGCGTGATTCTGCGCTGGATTTGATAGTGAATTAGTGATGCATTGCTTGTTCGTTCATGAGTAGTCGCTGTTTTTGTTGGATCAGTTCATGAATTGTGCAAGTCCCATGTGATAGTGTGTTGTTGTCAAGACCAGCGTTCTGGTGATTTATATGTATGCTCGTATGATTATATATTTGTAAATGTACCTTCTTGAATCTTCATGACATCATTAACGCTTGATTTATTTGATTGCTTGTGTTTTGTTCTTCTTGCTTCCAGTTACATGTTTGAGATGGTTACTATACAGTACTTATGATTCTTACTGCCAACAATTTGATCAAATGCAACTGGGCAAATGATCCTTTATGCAAATTATGCGGAGTTGACCCTGAGACACCAACCCACCTATGCAGAGATTGCCCCTTTACAAAAGAAGTTTGGACATATTTGAATCAGTGGCTGCAACTATCGGCAATGGACTCAGTGGTAGCCACGGGATCGTTACATGGTTTCTGGCGCAAATGCCGTGCAAAGTTTGACCGAAGTCAGAGGAAGAAGATAGACGGAATAATGATTTATTTTTGGTGGAACGTTTGGAAGGAACGAAATAGACGAGTTTTCCAACAAAAATCTCTACAACCAAGACAAGTAGCTCTGCTATGAAAAGATGACATACAACAATATCAACTCGCCAAAAGACCATCAATCGGTAAAGTATAATGCTAGTTTCTACATGGAGTCGCTCGATCTAGAGTGGAGTGAGTTAAATTATTCTTGTAATCCAGTAGCAGTAGTGTTTTTCCTCTTCTGGTCTGCTAGTCGTAGTAGCTGGAGCTCCGGCTCCTTGTTTTGTCTTGTATTTCTGGAGTTTTTCTATTCTCTCGTCTAATAAAAATACGGCAAAGCTCTTGCCGCCTTTCTAAAAAAAACTATACAGTACTTATGTGGTATTTTTTCCCCATTAATAAGCAGGTGATGGTCACTGCTTTGTGCAGAGATTAAATTGGTAgcatctttgttttttttttctttcctcatGCCTGCTTGTGGTCAATCAAGTCAGTTCTCACAAATCAAACTTTAGTGTAACATTTTGCTCATATTGCTGCTATCTGGTCTGATCCGACAGTTCTTGTGCTCATGTACAGTTTGCGATCTTATTTGGTTTCTCCTCTTGTGAAAATTGACTCTGCCCCAGTGTACGATAAAGGTTCATTCACCAGAACTCCTGTGTGTGACAGCTTGTTTGGCTGGCTGTGGTATTTAATTTTGCCCCGACTGACTTTACTAACAAATTGTTGATCAGAATTTTGTAGATGCCAAATTTTGACATGAAATTATGAACTCCATCACATGTGACCTCATCTTAGCTTCCAAGTTCTCGGTGGACTGCATCGCTTCCAAGCTCTCCCCAAATGTTTAACTTAGCTTATGTTATGCAGTTGTATAGTTGAGTACTGGGTAATCTTATCTTAACATAAATTATTATAAATGCTAGTAAGTGTTTCCAGTACAGATGGAACTGTGCTGATTATGTGCACTTCTGAAGCTTTTCTTCATGCTGTTGCAAATGAAAACCAAGCAGTCAAATGATATGTTGCTTCTATTCTTGGTGATTTACATCATTCCAAATGTTGTTTTTGTTAAATCTTCTGGAACTGCTGGGTTAATTGCTGCTATTTCGATTAGTATCCTTTGATTAACCACTATCCAATCTACTATTCTATTTTTTCTTGAATGCATTTTTTTCCCTGCACAACTTGATTTGTGCCTTGACTATCTGTAAAGATATGTTGCTATGAATAATGTGTTCTGCAATATTTTCATTTATAAAAGATTGTTTGAAGGTATAATTTTGTTCATATTTCACAATGGGATCTCTCAGGTTGTCTGCTCTTTAATGGAAGATAATACCTGATGACATTGTTTACAGGGCTCATTCCGGCGCTGTGTGCCAGCATGCTGGAGCATTTTACTCATTTCTGGTCTGACCACTGTTTTCTCTGAGATGGGTTTGTTGAACAGAATGAGGTTCAAGCAGACTGTTCCCATTCACATAGCGATTGGCAACATGTGCCTGAGCATCTCGTCACTCGAGATGTAAGCACCAGATCACTGCATAAATATGTGTTTGCTCTATTTTTTTTACTTGTGATGATCATTCTAGAACAGATACCGTGGTGAAAAGCAGTTCTTGAGGCAGTTAATCAACTTTGAAGCATCATAACAAAAGTCAGTGATCTTAAATTTTTAAGACACACAGTGTATTTCATAGCGTATGCTGTCTTGAACACCTGATGAAAGAGAGCTGTTAGTATAGTGGGTTAGTAAGTTGATGGTGTGTATGCAGGAGATCGGCAGTTAACAAAAGAGGAGGATTAACCGGTCGGATAGATAAATCGGTTGCCTGTGGGAGTTGCTGATGTTTTTTGTTGGCTCAATCTTTATTTTACAGATACATATCTATTGAGTTAGTGATTCGATGTTTTATAATTGAAGGAAGAAGTTTAAGTTCATTACTTCATTTTGTTAAGAACAGTTTGGCTGAATAGAGCCAGATGCCCAGATAGCTCCTCAAGCTACCAAGCCCAACGGCCTGGAACCATGTGACGCCGACCCAATCTGCCAATCATCTGCTAATAGTTAGCTCGCGCGTAACTTCGCTCGGTTTCCGTCGTCGTTCGCCTCCTAATTCCGGTTGTCAGCGTTGTGGCGTCGACGGATCATGTGTCTGACACCATTAACAGCTTAATCTGTCCAAACCGAATCCTATATTGTTCTCTCTTTTCAGACATTTTGTGTTTGGCCATTGAAAGTGTGGGTGTGGTGTTGAGAATTTATCATGTGGAGCTGTCACCGAGAGGTTCAATAAACATATCTGGTTTTTGCTGATGCTTTCTTTTGATCAATCAAATAGAATTGTGCTGTTACTGCAAACAGTAAATCCTATCAACCATATTGCTGCATTTGTGGATTACTGCATTACTTTGCCGCAAATGGATTGATGCTTCTGTTTTAGGTCTAATCTATTGCCGCAAATATTACTGCAAAAATAATTTCAGTATAATCTGTTTTAACAAATGCGGAATGCTAAAAATAAACACCAAGGTTCACTTGGAAGCAGCATCTATAGGACAATTAATAGGCCACACTAGAACATTTGGCAGATCCGGCCTCGATTTCGACTTGGCCCTCACGACAACTGGCCCATCCATCCAACTTCGAGTCGGATTCTTTAGCGCGTGGCTGGGCCAGATCTGGGATCCAGTCCAGCTGCTTAAATCCAACGCCCTCCCCTAGTCCCCTTCCCTTCCCCTGGCGCGTAATTTCTCTGCTCCCTCGCCGTCGCCTTCCGCAATCCACCCAGCTCCTCTGCTCACTCGCCGTCGTCTTCCGCAATCCACCCAGCTTCTCGGCTTCTCATCGATCCAATTGATCCGCAGCTCTCCTCCGCCATGGTGATGTACCTTCCTCCGCGCTCCTCTTCCGCCGGCATGCGGAGCATCCGCCGCGAGCCCCAGAGCAGGAGGTCCACGCCCTTGGCGCCCACGAGGTCGGTCGCCAAGAAGCCGTCCGCATCTCCGCCGCCGCGTCACGGCTCGAGCGACGCCGTCCGGGGTTCATGCCCTCGTCCACCGCGCCAG belongs to Miscanthus floridulus cultivar M001 chromosome 4, ASM1932011v1, whole genome shotgun sequence and includes:
- the LOC136552361 gene encoding transcription termination factor MTEF18, mitochondrial-like, translated to MPLSLRAALQLRRFFSTDAALAPPKLRNLPYRLRHVAVPAARAVISEYLHSTRCLASSHADFIAAHSPRSLLSFLAALPTVPRTLPTSELPAHLRRHLNFHPLNELPFFLESIGGPTAAAPCFNSMFLSDHPSLLGAVAALAHFGFPWSRLGLLFPSVLLDVPPDLISARLSAIEARLHRLPRAAIIAACLTFPSLLEGDISDYDILIKDIATTFKGLGPDLSSSNDIDAFSGVCRRMRMFYDAGAEIGSIGGLVGGSQRVFVELGEKRIAERLWFFKELGMEGKEMGRFLLSNARIFDFDFSDVVISVPRYLRRVGLAEDEIDAAVEKHPYVVGKNQLENLPRVLRAMELEHRFLEKILAGGESWRYLSPEFVLEDDSYDAEVERAFLDGMAKVMAERKAHFVDKKLEFLKSVGYGENEITTKVIPALNSTKDLLLERFDYLLERGVEYKILCRILRVFPKVLNQSKNMLNKKLNYLTEELGYSLEYLHCFPAFLCFDLENRSKPRYTMLWWLQEHGLLRKKLAPATVLANSEKRFISTLYLVHPAVPKLWLECFSSRIHMEYYLKNIYQYPDNI
- the LOC136548946 gene encoding serine/arginine-rich splicing factor SR45-like: MRSIRRELQRRRSKPLAPARSVAKKPSVSPPPRHGSSDAVRGPCPPRLPRQEVPSSTISHSRGSTVTDASPQPRSRSSSRCTRASPPPRPLRSDPSSAGSAFRATPRVPAQLKPGTVVRVRTRTAKLKTGQVLVLCLKATIVSSSTDGGYEVVYDANLPRGDPKSTVHVAPHQVRVIDPSPSPTTLPPSLPPPTATVAATTKKEMPRPTTAGKSLRLIRRLFPEMELPVRA